A part of Amycolatopsis lurida genomic DNA contains:
- a CDS encoding cysteine hydrolase family protein, with the protein MTTALIIGDLQRGITGNYPFTGTVLPPIKSLLPRARAAGALVVFVHFALRGNGADLPPGNALFESFHGAGDTFHEGSAGTEIDLPVAEEDVVVLKRRAGAFAGTDLDLVLRARGVDTVAIAGVATSAMVAATAYDAADRGYHVTVLRDGCADGDPEMHGFFVDKVFPSRGFEVVPCAEWLVGGA; encoded by the coding sequence ATGACCACCGCGCTGATCATCGGTGACCTCCAGCGAGGTATCACGGGTAATTACCCGTTCACCGGAACAGTTCTGCCGCCGATCAAGAGCCTGCTGCCGCGTGCGCGTGCGGCCGGCGCGCTCGTCGTGTTCGTCCACTTCGCTCTCCGCGGCAACGGGGCCGATCTGCCGCCCGGGAACGCGCTGTTCGAGTCGTTCCACGGCGCGGGGGACACCTTCCACGAGGGTTCGGCCGGGACGGAGATCGACCTGCCGGTCGCCGAGGAGGACGTGGTCGTGCTGAAGCGCCGTGCCGGCGCCTTCGCCGGCACCGATCTCGACCTGGTGCTCCGCGCCAGGGGCGTCGACACGGTCGCGATCGCCGGAGTCGCGACCAGCGCCATGGTGGCCGCGACGGCCTACGACGCGGCGGACCGCGGTTATCACGTGACCGTGCTGCGCGACGGTTGTGCCGACGGTGATCCGGAGATGCACGGCTTCTTCGTCGACAAGGTGTTCCCGAGCCGGGGCTTCGAGGTCGTGCCGTGCGCGGAGTGGCTCGTCGGCGGCGCATAA
- a CDS encoding VOC family protein, giving the protein MVERKTGPRFRQVVLDGTDVRTLAEFYRRLLVWDYRPGDEAPPPGTEDKDWLVLRNPDGGAQLAFQQVDRLEEASWPDAEPVPQQLHLDLTVDSVEELDVQHARVLELGGRLRLDRSDDLEEPLRVYADPAGHPFCVFVA; this is encoded by the coding sequence ATGGTTGAGCGGAAAACAGGTCCGAGGTTTCGTCAGGTGGTGCTGGACGGCACCGACGTCCGCACCTTGGCGGAGTTCTACCGGCGGCTGCTGGTCTGGGATTACCGGCCAGGGGACGAAGCGCCCCCGCCCGGCACCGAGGACAAGGACTGGCTGGTCCTGCGGAACCCGGACGGTGGGGCGCAACTCGCGTTCCAGCAGGTCGACCGGCTGGAAGAAGCGAGCTGGCCGGACGCCGAGCCGGTGCCCCAGCAACTGCACCTGGACCTGACCGTGGACTCGGTCGAGGAGCTCGACGTGCAGCACGCCCGCGTCCTCGAACTCGGTGGGCGGCTCCGGCTCGACCGCAGCGACGACCTGGAAGAACCCTTGCGCGTCTACGCGGATCCGGCGGGGCATCCGTTCTGCGTCTTCGTCGCCTGA
- a CDS encoding PadR family transcriptional regulator produces MALRNAILATLLDGESSGYDLAKSFNASVANFWTATPQQLYRELDKMESQGLVAARVVEQRRRPTKRLFSLTDAGAAELAEFTTRAPKPTAIRDELLVQVQAIEAGDDKEVRCAVADKMAIAETKLKRFERLRERLLGESAEADFLATAPRVGPYLTLARGIAFEQENIRWCEMVLAVLDRRAGEERHG; encoded by the coding sequence ATGGCGCTGCGGAACGCGATCCTCGCGACGCTCCTGGACGGTGAGTCCTCGGGCTACGACCTGGCGAAGAGCTTCAACGCGTCGGTCGCCAACTTCTGGACCGCGACACCGCAGCAGCTCTACCGCGAACTGGACAAAATGGAGTCGCAAGGCCTGGTGGCGGCGCGAGTCGTCGAACAGCGGCGGCGTCCCACCAAGCGGCTCTTCTCGCTGACCGACGCGGGTGCGGCCGAACTCGCCGAATTCACCACCCGGGCGCCGAAGCCGACCGCGATCCGTGACGAGCTGCTGGTCCAGGTCCAAGCCATCGAGGCAGGCGACGACAAGGAGGTCCGGTGCGCGGTCGCGGACAAGATGGCCATAGCCGAGACGAAACTCAAGCGGTTCGAGCGCCTTCGTGAGCGTCTGCTCGGCGAGTCCGCCGAAGCGGATTTCCTCGCCACAGCGCCCCGCGTCGGGCCGTATCTGACCCTCGCTCGCGGGATCGCGTTCGAACAGGAGAATATTCGTTGGTGCGAGATGGTTCTCGCGGTACTCGATCGGCGCGCCGGAGAGGAACGGCATGGTTGA
- a CDS encoding nuclear transport factor 2 family protein, producing MPTFREAVEAKDAAAIEALLADDVVFTSPVAFKPYQGKAITAAILRGVLRVFEDFRYVREIHDGAHHVYEFEATVDGLEINGCDLLTFDTDGKITDFKVMVRPLRAAEALAARMGAQFEAIKADALG from the coding sequence ATGCCCACGTTCCGTGAAGCGGTCGAAGCGAAGGACGCCGCCGCGATCGAGGCGTTGCTCGCCGACGACGTGGTCTTCACCAGCCCGGTGGCGTTCAAGCCCTACCAGGGGAAGGCGATCACCGCGGCGATCCTGCGCGGCGTACTGCGCGTGTTCGAGGACTTCCGCTACGTCCGCGAGATCCACGACGGGGCACACCACGTGTACGAGTTCGAAGCGACCGTCGACGGGCTGGAGATCAACGGCTGCGACCTCCTGACCTTCGACACCGACGGCAAGATCACCGACTTCAAGGTGATGGTCCGGCCGTTGCGGGCGGCCGAGGCGCTCGCGGCACGGATGGGGGCCCAGTTCGAGGCCATCAAGGCGGACGCGCTCGGCTGA
- a CDS encoding DNA alkylation repair protein produces MTGTTTAEVLAELAALEDPRARQVNEKHGDDHGVNLGKLRAIAKRLKTQQDLARELWETDDTAAKLLALLICRPKAFDRDELDRMVREARTPKVHDWLVNYVVKKNPHAEELRLAWSADPDPVVASAGWALTTERVAKKPEGLDLTRLLDVIEAELKTAPDRLQWAMNHCLAQIGIDHAEHRARAIDIGERLEVLKDYPTPPNCTSPFAPAWIAEMVRRQA; encoded by the coding sequence GTGACCGGGACGACGACGGCCGAGGTGCTGGCCGAACTGGCGGCGCTCGAAGATCCGCGCGCGCGGCAGGTGAACGAGAAACACGGCGACGACCACGGCGTGAACCTCGGCAAGCTTCGTGCGATCGCGAAGCGGCTGAAAACCCAGCAGGACCTCGCCCGCGAGCTGTGGGAAACGGACGACACGGCGGCGAAACTGCTCGCGCTCCTGATCTGCCGTCCGAAGGCGTTCGACCGCGACGAGCTGGACCGCATGGTGCGCGAGGCGCGGACCCCGAAGGTGCACGACTGGCTCGTGAACTACGTGGTCAAGAAGAACCCGCACGCCGAAGAGCTGCGCCTGGCGTGGTCCGCCGATCCGGATCCCGTGGTCGCGAGCGCCGGCTGGGCACTGACCACCGAACGCGTGGCGAAGAAGCCCGAGGGCCTCGACCTCACCCGGCTGCTCGACGTCATCGAAGCGGAGCTGAAGACCGCGCCGGACCGCCTGCAGTGGGCGATGAACCACTGCCTGGCGCAGATCGGGATCGACCACGCGGAGCACCGTGCCCGGGCGATCGACATCGGGGAGCGCCTCGAAGTGCTCAAGGACTATCCGACCCCGCCGAACTGCACGTCGCCGTTCGCGCCCGCCTGGATCGCCGAGATGGTGCGACGGCAGGCGTGA
- a CDS encoding ATP-binding protein, translating to MDELSALAALRFDWADTPDHVWRDSPYHVDGLHTGVLTEVSAGIKEAVASDGPSPIGLVLQGKKGVGKTHLLGLVRKQAHGARGYFFLNDLTAGDAFWENTAEAMRRGLSRLDGSGVPQLTSFLRRVCLRASIDANVTKKILDGRGLSRGDVDTFVEGLRAFDRDVARECADTARALVLYASEDPSKNYVGDDYLGVFPESKAGDRRKWGIRSDPKSAKTQVRNITRLLALTGPIVIAVDQLDTLVARSAVSFQKVRDSDEQDLLVAQIADGLMGLREATKRTMTVLACLPGTWELLKEKATDTVPDRFREALILGRVRDAEVGRALVEKRLGVAYEAMNFVPPHPTWPVSPSAFDGEWEEMSPRDVLKRIGAHIDACVRAGRITELTTFDEGGGRSATPPRPAMAADRFVELDKRFEELRSEADPSALLDPKVEDKVMPRLLAAALRGWITEVGDDNLEWVYGAKSDRNELHAWLTRTVDEASDLEEHWAFRAIAAPNPVAVLHRFRKARSAAGVRKGAENRHLVVIRNLAWSRGVKTQAELKAFKKDGGRARELSDADIRTFWALDKMFAEGSRELHEWLVDRRPAGRSELLAEVLPEPLPRAAPGSGEAHAPAVEGEITLGAVSGSGKPVRIELAALRKHAAVFAGSGSGKTVLLRRIVEECALQGVSAIVLDPNNDLARLGDAWPEPPEAWGADDAELAKRYLAETDVVVWTPGRAGGRPLAFQPLPDFAGVLDDEDEFNAAVEVAVATLAPQVKLTGGTAKTTVGLAVLRQAVVHHARTGSRSLPELIEVLEDLPDGVSTLNDGRKRAAELAELLKASMVNDPLLAGGGEPVDPALLLAPGEGKRARVSVISFVGLPSEKQRQNFVNQLQMELFAWAKRNPAGDRPLGALFVMDEAQMLAASGTLTASTRSTIVLASQARKYGLGLLFATQAPKGLHNQVVGNAMTQFFGRLNSPAQIAAANELARAKGSPVDDISRLERAQFYVSGEAFGFQRVTTPLCLTHHPASPLSVEEVLARARREAE from the coding sequence ATGGACGAGCTGAGCGCGCTCGCGGCGCTGCGCTTCGACTGGGCCGACACACCCGATCACGTGTGGCGTGATTCGCCGTACCACGTCGACGGCCTGCACACCGGCGTCCTGACGGAGGTCAGCGCGGGGATCAAGGAGGCCGTCGCCAGCGACGGCCCGAGCCCGATCGGGCTGGTCCTCCAAGGGAAGAAAGGCGTGGGCAAGACCCACCTGCTCGGTCTGGTCCGCAAACAGGCCCATGGCGCCCGCGGTTACTTCTTCCTCAACGACCTCACGGCGGGCGACGCGTTCTGGGAGAACACCGCGGAGGCGATGCGCCGGGGCCTTTCGCGGCTCGACGGCTCCGGCGTACCGCAGCTCACCAGCTTTCTCCGTCGAGTCTGTCTCCGCGCGAGCATCGACGCGAACGTCACGAAGAAGATCCTGGACGGGCGTGGTCTGTCGAGGGGTGACGTGGACACGTTCGTCGAGGGCCTGCGCGCCTTCGATCGGGACGTCGCCAGGGAATGCGCCGACACGGCACGGGCTCTGGTGCTCTACGCGAGCGAGGATCCGAGCAAGAACTACGTCGGGGACGACTACCTCGGCGTGTTCCCGGAGTCGAAAGCCGGGGACCGCCGCAAATGGGGGATCCGCTCGGACCCCAAGTCCGCGAAGACCCAGGTCAGGAACATCACGCGGTTGCTCGCGCTCACCGGCCCGATCGTGATCGCCGTCGACCAGCTCGACACCCTGGTGGCTCGTTCCGCGGTGAGCTTCCAGAAAGTGCGGGACAGCGACGAACAGGACTTGCTCGTCGCGCAGATCGCGGACGGGCTGATGGGGTTGCGGGAGGCGACGAAACGGACCATGACGGTGCTCGCCTGCCTCCCCGGCACGTGGGAACTGCTCAAGGAGAAGGCCACCGACACCGTTCCGGATCGCTTCCGGGAAGCCCTGATCCTCGGCAGGGTGAGGGACGCCGAAGTCGGCAGGGCTTTGGTGGAGAAGCGACTCGGAGTCGCTTACGAGGCGATGAACTTCGTGCCGCCGCACCCCACCTGGCCGGTGTCGCCGTCCGCGTTCGACGGGGAGTGGGAGGAGATGTCCCCGCGAGACGTGCTGAAGCGGATCGGCGCGCATATCGACGCCTGCGTCCGGGCCGGCCGGATCACCGAGCTGACCACGTTCGACGAAGGCGGCGGGCGGTCGGCCACGCCGCCGCGTCCGGCGATGGCCGCCGATCGGTTCGTGGAACTGGACAAACGGTTCGAGGAGCTTCGATCGGAGGCCGACCCATCGGCTCTGCTGGATCCGAAGGTCGAGGACAAGGTGATGCCCCGCCTGCTGGCCGCGGCACTCCGGGGATGGATCACCGAGGTCGGCGACGACAACCTGGAATGGGTTTACGGGGCCAAGAGCGACCGGAACGAACTGCACGCCTGGCTCACCCGCACGGTGGACGAGGCCTCCGATCTGGAGGAGCACTGGGCGTTCCGCGCCATCGCGGCGCCGAATCCCGTCGCCGTGCTGCATCGGTTCCGCAAGGCGCGTTCGGCGGCCGGAGTGCGCAAGGGAGCCGAGAACCGGCACCTGGTCGTGATCCGCAATCTGGCTTGGTCGCGAGGGGTCAAGACCCAAGCGGAACTCAAGGCGTTCAAGAAGGACGGTGGCCGGGCACGCGAACTGTCCGATGCGGACATCCGCACGTTCTGGGCGCTGGACAAGATGTTCGCCGAGGGCAGCCGGGAACTCCACGAGTGGCTCGTCGACCGGCGCCCCGCCGGACGGTCGGAACTCCTGGCGGAAGTCCTGCCCGAGCCCCTTCCCCGAGCCGCCCCCGGATCCGGTGAGGCGCACGCCCCGGCCGTCGAGGGGGAGATCACCCTGGGCGCCGTGAGCGGCAGCGGGAAACCGGTCAGGATCGAACTGGCGGCCTTGCGCAAGCACGCCGCGGTGTTCGCGGGTTCGGGCTCCGGGAAGACGGTACTGCTGCGGCGGATCGTGGAGGAATGCGCGCTGCAGGGTGTTTCGGCGATCGTGCTGGATCCGAACAACGACCTCGCCCGGCTCGGGGACGCCTGGCCGGAGCCGCCCGAGGCGTGGGGAGCTGACGACGCCGAGCTCGCCAAGCGGTATCTGGCCGAGACCGACGTCGTCGTGTGGACGCCGGGACGGGCGGGAGGGCGGCCGCTCGCGTTCCAGCCGTTGCCCGATTTCGCCGGTGTCCTCGACGACGAGGACGAGTTCAACGCGGCCGTCGAGGTCGCGGTGGCGACGCTCGCTCCCCAGGTGAAGCTCACCGGCGGCACGGCGAAGACCACCGTCGGGCTCGCGGTGCTGCGGCAGGCCGTGGTGCACCACGCCCGTACCGGGTCACGGAGCCTGCCCGAACTCATCGAGGTGCTCGAAGACCTGCCCGACGGGGTGAGCACCTTGAACGACGGGCGGAAGCGGGCGGCCGAGCTGGCCGAACTGCTGAAGGCCTCCATGGTCAACGACCCCCTGTTGGCGGGCGGTGGCGAGCCCGTCGACCCGGCGCTCCTGCTCGCTCCCGGGGAAGGCAAGCGAGCGAGGGTTTCGGTCATCAGTTTCGTCGGGCTGCCTTCGGAGAAACAGCGGCAGAACTTCGTCAACCAGCTCCAGATGGAACTTTTCGCCTGGGCCAAACGGAATCCGGCGGGCGACCGGCCACTCGGCGCGCTCTTCGTCATGGACGAGGCGCAGATGCTCGCCGCGTCGGGGACGCTCACCGCGAGCACCCGCAGCACCATCGTGCTCGCCTCGCAGGCCCGGAAATACGGCTTGGGCCTGCTGTTCGCCACCCAGGCGCCCAAGGGACTGCACAACCAGGTCGTCGGCAACGCGATGACGCAGTTCTTCGGCAGGCTCAACAGTCCGGCCCAGATCGCCGCCGCCAACGAACTCGCCAGGGCCAAGGGCAGTCCCGTCGACGACATCTCGCGACTGGAACGCGCCCAGTTCTACGTGTCGGGGGAGGCGTTCGGCTTCCAGCGGGTGACCACCCCGCTGTGCCTCACCCACCATCCGGCCAGCCCGCTCAGCGTCGAGGAGGTGCTCGCCCGCGCCCGCCGTGAAGCCGAGTGA
- a CDS encoding CATRA system-associated protein has translation MPGTVVTFYSYKGGVGRSFTLANIAVLLARWGNRVLCLDWDLEAPGLDTYFRPMMSAPPSGGVVDLIDDFREGRLRPGAHTTRLTGKVRLDVITAGRADDAYVRRVQDLDWEALYEQGFGDYLELCREQWTAAYDYVLIDSRTGISDIGGICTAHLPDRLVVLFTANVQSMKGAVEIADRANAARDRMPYDRPQLTVLPVLSRFDAREEYARSEEWRRICLEETKDLFRSWLDRDVSPDVMSRHLTLPYVSFWTFGEQLPVMTELSPTADQISFALETVAAVVAHDFDRTDLLAENRDAYVAGVRAEKRTFAHDVRVSTTRPTMRLAEELMKYLVELGIRPVLSFSGERSMLEKTEDDAKHLCLIVDREVSRWQSAEVELFLHRTLGQDRRVVPVLTEETKPNTLPGYVGNLRHLQFGPSRGPMEIARSLVDQLTGTTALVDPGELDVAGVLRQASHARLRPLMWGLVDEIVAELQIAIGAGDRERVQDLAQELMSVTRTRTTETNPERRVLAPSDTRMAIEWAVRTSEARVTRQGFSGFLDQ, from the coding sequence ATGCCGGGAACCGTGGTCACCTTCTACTCCTACAAGGGCGGTGTCGGGCGGAGCTTCACCCTGGCCAACATCGCCGTGCTCCTGGCACGCTGGGGAAATCGGGTGTTGTGCCTGGACTGGGACCTCGAAGCGCCCGGTCTGGACACCTACTTCCGGCCGATGATGAGCGCGCCCCCGTCGGGTGGCGTCGTGGACCTGATCGACGACTTCCGCGAGGGCAGGCTCCGTCCCGGCGCGCATACGACGCGGCTGACCGGGAAGGTGAGACTCGACGTCATCACCGCCGGCCGGGCGGACGACGCCTACGTCCGGCGAGTGCAGGATCTCGACTGGGAAGCCTTGTACGAACAGGGTTTCGGCGACTACCTCGAACTGTGCCGGGAACAGTGGACGGCCGCCTACGACTACGTCCTCATCGACAGCCGCACCGGGATCTCCGATATCGGCGGCATCTGCACCGCCCATCTTCCCGACCGGCTCGTCGTCCTCTTCACGGCGAACGTGCAGAGCATGAAGGGCGCGGTCGAGATCGCCGACCGGGCCAACGCCGCCCGCGACCGCATGCCCTACGACCGGCCTCAGCTGACCGTCCTCCCGGTGCTGTCCAGATTCGACGCCCGCGAGGAATACGCCCGCTCGGAGGAGTGGCGCCGCATCTGTCTCGAAGAGACCAAGGACCTGTTCCGCAGCTGGCTCGACCGCGATGTCTCTCCCGACGTGATGTCCCGGCATCTGACGTTGCCGTATGTCTCCTTCTGGACCTTCGGCGAGCAACTCCCGGTGATGACGGAGCTCAGCCCGACCGCCGACCAGATCAGTTTCGCGCTGGAAACGGTCGCCGCGGTCGTCGCGCACGACTTCGACCGGACGGATCTGCTCGCGGAGAACCGGGACGCCTATGTCGCCGGGGTCCGCGCGGAAAAGCGCACCTTCGCCCACGACGTCCGGGTCAGCACGACCAGGCCGACCATGCGGCTCGCCGAGGAACTCATGAAGTACCTGGTGGAGCTCGGTATCCGGCCGGTTCTGTCGTTTTCCGGCGAACGGTCGATGCTCGAAAAGACCGAGGACGACGCGAAACATCTGTGCCTGATCGTCGACCGGGAGGTGAGCCGGTGGCAGTCGGCCGAGGTCGAACTGTTCCTGCACCGGACGCTCGGCCAGGATCGCCGCGTCGTCCCGGTGCTCACCGAGGAGACCAAGCCGAACACCCTGCCGGGTTACGTCGGCAATCTGCGGCATCTCCAGTTCGGCCCGTCCCGCGGGCCGATGGAGATCGCCAGGAGCCTGGTGGACCAGCTCACGGGAACGACGGCACTCGTCGACCCGGGTGAGCTCGACGTCGCGGGCGTGCTCCGGCAGGCCTCGCACGCCCGGCTGCGCCCGCTGATGTGGGGACTGGTGGACGAGATCGTCGCCGAGCTGCAGATCGCGATCGGCGCGGGGGACCGGGAGCGGGTACAGGACCTCGCCCAGGAACTCATGTCGGTGACGCGGACCCGGACGACCGAAACGAATCCGGAACGCCGCGTGCTCGCGCCGTCCGACACCCGCATGGCGATCGAATGGGCCGTGCGGACCTCGGAGGCCAGGGTGACGCGCCAGGGATTCAGCGGATTCCTCGATCAATAG
- a CDS encoding toll/interleukin-1 receptor domain-containing protein: MALVYEYDVFISYRRGGGDAPDWVRNHFHPRLQRILDDNVDYDVKIFLEDGVPVGGKWPQVVRDALQRARILIPVCSPKYFRDEWCLAEWHTMAKREEIVAGSGSAKPGRLIYPVIFSDSENFPGYAHERRMHSFRDWNKPHPQYQNTPEYLDFDRELALMVEDLVEVIEQAPPWSPEWPVETPPPPGPPRPSKLPRF, translated from the coding sequence ATGGCGCTCGTGTACGAGTACGACGTGTTCATCAGCTATCGCCGCGGCGGTGGCGACGCCCCGGACTGGGTACGGAATCACTTCCATCCTCGGTTGCAGAGAATTCTGGACGACAATGTCGACTACGACGTCAAGATATTTCTGGAGGACGGCGTCCCGGTGGGAGGAAAGTGGCCGCAAGTGGTTCGTGACGCGTTACAGCGCGCTCGGATCCTGATCCCGGTCTGCTCCCCGAAGTACTTTCGCGACGAGTGGTGTCTCGCCGAATGGCACACGATGGCGAAACGCGAGGAAATCGTCGCCGGTAGCGGCTCGGCGAAGCCCGGAAGGTTGATCTATCCGGTCATCTTCAGTGACTCGGAGAACTTTCCCGGCTACGCCCACGAACGTCGTATGCACAGTTTCCGGGACTGGAACAAGCCGCATCCGCAGTACCAGAACACCCCCGAGTACCTCGACTTCGATCGTGAGCTGGCGCTGATGGTGGAGGACCTGGTGGAGGTCATCGAGCAGGCGCCACCGTGGTCTCCCGAGTGGCCGGTCGAAACGCCGCCACCACCCGGCCCGCCCAGGCCGTCGAAGCTGCCGAGGTTCTGA
- a CDS encoding SEFIR domain-containing protein — protein sequence MTDNEPPHVFVTYAHDSPEHKERVRLFAEFLHGRIGLEVHLDQWDDGERRDWSLWALDHLDTADFVVVIASPEYKRRAEGRAAFDEGRGSQFEAARIRDRMTRNLGGEIKRILPVVFTGQSVDDIPNFLNPHSTTRYPIEVLSEEGVEDLLTAITGRARHQRPERGRWRGGATSGTGPGRTSLATGLEWRACSSGIRTEGARINDVQYSDSIVLRAAERLAFVEVSLGMAYRRLTAVAGVLDDAAEPFQVGHFRVLLDGRPSPEVKVALGKPAEIVLDVTGVLTVRLEFHRPGTTESKWLPELAWGDPAVE from the coding sequence ATGACCGACAACGAGCCGCCGCACGTGTTCGTCACTTACGCACATGATTCACCGGAACACAAAGAGCGGGTCCGCCTCTTCGCGGAATTCCTGCACGGCCGGATCGGTCTCGAAGTACACCTTGACCAATGGGACGACGGCGAGCGCCGCGACTGGTCGTTGTGGGCGTTGGACCACCTCGACACGGCGGATTTCGTGGTCGTCATCGCTTCGCCGGAGTACAAACGCCGTGCCGAGGGAAGGGCGGCGTTCGACGAAGGCCGCGGATCCCAGTTCGAGGCGGCGCGGATCCGCGACAGGATGACCAGGAATCTCGGCGGCGAGATCAAACGGATCCTCCCGGTCGTGTTCACCGGGCAGTCCGTCGACGACATCCCGAACTTCCTCAACCCGCACTCCACCACGAGGTACCCGATCGAGGTGCTCAGCGAGGAAGGTGTGGAGGATCTGCTGACCGCGATCACCGGCAGGGCCCGGCACCAGCGGCCCGAACGCGGCCGATGGCGTGGCGGCGCGACGAGCGGGACCGGACCGGGCCGGACGTCGCTGGCGACCGGCCTGGAATGGCGCGCGTGCAGCAGCGGCATCCGCACGGAGGGCGCGCGGATCAACGACGTGCAGTACTCGGACAGCATCGTCCTGCGCGCGGCCGAGCGGCTCGCCTTCGTCGAAGTGAGCCTGGGAATGGCCTACCGGAGGCTGACCGCGGTGGCCGGTGTCCTCGACGACGCGGCCGAACCCTTCCAGGTCGGGCACTTCCGCGTACTCCTCGACGGGAGGCCGTCACCCGAAGTCAAGGTGGCGCTGGGGAAACCGGCGGAGATCGTTCTCGACGTCACCGGTGTCCTGACGGTCCGGCTGGAATTCCACCGTCCGGGTACGACGGAGAGCAAGTGGCTCCCGGAACTGGCGTGGGGCGACCCCGCCGTGGAGTAG
- the shbA gene encoding RNA polymerase sigma factor ShbA, giving the protein MPTLDTRPIDGELQGYRALATLPRPSGRLTKETLDPLVAAAKTGDPDAVDALLAVVKPMLVRYCRARMGGRDLSYLSADDVAQEACLAVFKLLPAYEDRGGSFVYLVRAIAANKVADAFRVVSRDRSDPVPELPEAGSVRDEPESHVLGVDLGTRLGRFVARLPKLQREVLTLRIVVGLSATETAAALGLTPGNVRVKQHRALVKLRELVKDEDFS; this is encoded by the coding sequence ATGCCGACCCTCGACACCCGCCCGATCGACGGCGAACTCCAGGGCTACCGCGCGCTCGCGACCCTGCCGCGCCCGTCGGGCCGCCTGACCAAAGAGACGCTCGATCCGCTCGTCGCCGCGGCGAAGACCGGGGACCCGGACGCGGTGGACGCGCTGCTGGCGGTCGTGAAGCCGATGCTGGTGCGCTATTGCCGCGCGCGGATGGGCGGCCGCGACCTCTCCTATCTATCGGCCGACGACGTCGCGCAGGAAGCCTGCCTCGCGGTCTTCAAACTGCTGCCGGCGTACGAAGATCGAGGCGGCTCCTTCGTCTACCTCGTGCGGGCTATCGCGGCCAACAAGGTGGCCGACGCCTTCCGCGTGGTGTCCCGCGACCGATCCGACCCCGTGCCCGAACTGCCGGAGGCCGGATCGGTCCGCGACGAGCCGGAAAGCCACGTGCTCGGCGTCGACCTCGGCACCCGGCTGGGCAGGTTCGTCGCCCGGCTCCCGAAGCTGCAGCGGGAGGTGCTCACCCTGCGGATCGTCGTCGGCCTGTCCGCCACCGAGACCGCCGCCGCGCTCGGGCTGACTCCGGGGAACGTGCGGGTCAAACAGCACCGGGCGTTGGTGAAGCTCCGCGAACTGGTGAAGGACGAGGACTTCTCTTAG